The Streptomyces sp. R28 region GTCGAGATCTCGTAGCCGTCGGCGAGGGGCGGGGTGTCGGTCATGCGGCGAGGCTCGCAGGGCGAGGGCGGCGGCGTCGAGCAGTTTTCCCCGGCCGGCGGGGCGTTGTCAGTGGCGGGTGCGATGCTGCGGGCATGACTGGGACGACGACTGCGGCAGACTATGCGTGGCTGGAAACGCGGTACCCGCACCTGACGGAGGCCTACTGCGTCACGCTGGTGCGCGGACTCGCCCCCGAGGCTCTCCTGACGGAGTTGAAGGCCGCGCCGAAGCCTGGCCTCACCGGCGTCGACGCGTTGGTCGAGCCGAGTTACGACGAGTGGGACGACCACGACGGCGAGATGCTGTTCGTCGGTGTCACCGCCGTCGACGACTGGTCGCTGATGGTCGAGTTCAACGGCTACCTCGGCATCCGGGCGAAGGCCATGCTCCCCGTCTCGCGCGGCCGCACAGTGGTCTCCCACTTCCGCAACGTCAACGCGGTGGATCACTTCTACTGGTTCGAGGACGGCGACACACGCCTGCATTTCGA contains the following coding sequences:
- a CDS encoding DUF6461 domain-containing protein, which codes for MTGTTTAADYAWLETRYPHLTEAYCVTLVRGLAPEALLTELKAAPKPGLTGVDALVEPSYDEWDDHDGEMLFVGVTAVDDWSLMVEFNGYLGIRAKAMLPVSRGRTVVSHFRNVNAVDHFYWFEDGDTRLHFEPLFAHARDGSHPDELLMEMRESGFDLSDGDDRYHTGHTEAAFALAHRITGIRLTPEIFASARFTCGIAPVPRG